aaaattactcAGATTAGTTGCGGAAACTGTTGGAATTGTGTCGATTCTTCGATGGTAGTAGAACGTTGTCTTCCGACGAGAGATTGAAGGTTCGGGTTTTGGTAGAACGCCATCTTCCGACGGGAGTTCGAGTCTCGGTAAAACGCTATCTCCCGACGGAAGATTGAAGGTTCGAGTCTTAGTAGAACGCATTTGTGCAGTACTTCTGCTGCATGTATTAAGAATAGTTTGCATATAAATTGATGTAATCCCATAATCAAACTCAATAACTCAATTTCATAAAGTGATCAAATGAATTTAATGTACATATTTGTCTGTGTATAGTGTATCCTGTATATTTGCAGATTCAGAACAAGTAAAATTATGATGTGCAAACAAAAAAACTCGAATTCTAATCCATTTTTACGTTCATTGAAAATTCATCCATCGAATCCAGGACCTGTGACAAACTCGAACTAGAATAGTCCGAGCAACTCATCCGCGGCAAAACATGGATCGACATCGCCTGCAACCCCTCCGGAGTCTCCACCACAAACAATTTCAACGGATTTGCAACAACATCCACCACGACAATATCAACACCGCCACTGCAAACAACACACACTCTCCCTCCTTCTGCAGCAATGTACTCCGCTCCTTGTAATTTCTCGCATTCTATAACATCCGCCCAAGAATCATCATCCGAATTGTACTTCTTCAACACGCCTTTCGATTCATCGACGACATATAAAGTCTCCTCTTGCATTGACGCTGCAGGACCTCTCCATCCTGTCAGCATTCCCTCAGGCATGTCGTGCCACGTGTCGTTTTCGACATCGTAAACTAGTCCTTCTTTTCGATAATCGCCTTTCACATTCACCATACACAATTTCCCTCTATAACTAACCGCTTCAATTGCTTCTCTACTAAACTTTCCATCTTTCAGTAACCCTAACTTCCTCCACTTCCAATATTTCTCACAATTTTTCTCGAAACTCTCGCATTTCGGCTCGAACACCTCCAATTTCTCTACCGATCTCGCAACTTCGGTATTATATTGCGATCCAACGCCGCTCGCTACAAACACCGAGCTCCCACACGCGCCGGCCACGCACCACCGCCGCGCCGCCTCTAACGGCGGCGCACAACTCCAACTCCTCGTCACCGGATTAAAAACAATCGGCGACGAAAGCGCCGGCGCGAAATTCTCCGTCGTCGCCGCTAAAATCACTAACTTACCGGAAACACTCACCGATTGCACCGGAAGCTTCCTCGATATAAAAAATGGATGTTGTACAAGTAATCTCACCGGCGGATCGTCCGGCGGCGCCGGCGCCGACCTCCACTTCTCCGACAACGGATCAAACGCCTTTAAAACAAGCGAATCACTCAGATCTACACTTTGATTCGAAACAAACAGCACGTAAATCGATAAAAACGGCGAAAAAGACGGCGAATAAATTAAATTTCTCCATAATTTACAAACGGAGTATAGAATCTCCGGTCGAACTTTGGAGAGACATTTCTCGGCGATGTGGTCCGGTAGTCCTGGTATTAGCGGCGGCAATCGGCGGCGGCGGTGATGGAGCTTTGGTTTCTTTCCGGCGGGAGTGATTGTATTTGCCATTGAATTTGAAAATGTGAGAGTTGAAAAAAATAGAGATACATTAATATGGAGGAAAGGAGAGTGGTTGGAGTTGGATTATCTTTTCGGGACGGTTATGCAAAAATGTCACTGTAAAGGTATTTGTTTAATATTTTCGGGTTTCGGGTTCCCGACAAGTGATTGTTATATTTGGATTATATTTGGATAAatgatatttattttttatattttaacattaattattattcaagtttatgattattttaatttttaattataatgAAGATAATTTTTGACTATATATTTTGTTATAAAAGTATTTTTTTAAGAATTTCAGATAAATTACTAATAAATTTGTTAAAAGATCACTGATGAATTTGTTAAAAGACCGATTCATTGAATTTTCAATAAACATCGATAAATTATCTAATTTTTCAGAAATTGCCTGATAAATTACAAACTGATAACTAAATTGAATAATTTTGATTTCCAAAATTTATAACCATGAATACATGCGATAATATGTTATAACATGTGTTTATAATAACGATTTTTTTTTGTGAAATGCCAATGTCCACATGTTAAGCATAAAATtctataaatttaaattattttgattagATTAGACTTCTTAATAATGATATATTCCCCTGCATTCACAACAATGACGtcaatttaaatatatcaaaattataAATTTCGATACTTAACATGTATATATGAGCACACACCGGACAAACCGTCGCAACACTGGAGTCTTTAATTTTTAAAAGAACATAGGTACTTGGGAGTAATTTTAAAGTGTTTGTTGTGTGCGTAGGAGTTGAGAACTTGAGATGGAAGAAGTCATATTTGGTGGAGGGAATTGACTAGTGATTAGATATGTGCCAGATCATGGTGTATAAAAGGCAAAAGTTGGACAGAGGGAATAGAGATAATGAATTATTTAACTGCCCCCACTTTCGGTACTTATTTATTTTACCTGCCACTACCCCTTgtttttaattcaaatatttggTCATTCTTGTCACAAAAGTAGAAACAAGTTATCCATGTTTTCTTTATAAAACAAGCTTTATAAACAAGTTTTTCTTAAATACAAAGACCACTTTATACCAGTTTTCTTTGATAGGGAAAAGTAGGGTGAGCAAAAAATTTCATAACCGTCCAAACCAACCGTTTCAAACCGTCCAAACCGAAATTTAATGGTTTTGTAACGGTTTGAATCGGTTATGGTTTCATTTTTCCAAAACCCGAAAAATAACGGTTTGGTTTGGATTTGTCTTTTATACCGCTCGTTATATCCAAACCACCCGAAtctattaaaatattttatttatatattttaaggatacatatattagataaattattaatatttataagtAGTTGAATCCATGCTATGTTAAATGCACTTGAATGTTACATATTGAAGTTAAAAGATCCAAATTATTACATAATGAATTTGTTTAGTTGATAATTTATTAACTTATTAAATTTTTTACCTAGTAAATATATGCACATATTTTTCTTAACGGTTTAAACGAAAACCGCCAAACCCGAACCGTTATAGTTTGGGTGGTTTGGTTATATCAGTAACGGTTATGGTTACGGTAATAGTTAAGTAAAATGTAAAACCGCTAAATTTGGTTTGGATGGTTATGAGCTCTAAACCCGCCCATTTCACCCGATACTCACCCCTAGGGAAAAGTAAATGGTTTGCTTATATGTGGCTTCTTCATAATTGATTTAGCTTCTTCCTACGTTTCTTTGCTTTAACTGTAAGATTTGGATATTCATGATGAGGTCGAGACGACTCGAGGGCATGCGGGAACTtttcagcttatttatagtttctgGGTCGTATCGAGAATTTTTTAAAATGAGAATCGTGAGAATTGGTGATCTCTATAATTAAAAAATggtattttttttcaaaagttaAAATTTTGAATTCAGTAAATTTGTGATTTTGTGCaaactaaaattttaaattttataaaatcaccaATTTTAACTATCAAAATTATTTCTCATTTTAAAAATCTCTTATTTGAGCAAAAGTCTTCGTCACATATTTTTGGCGATCAAATTGACTGAATTTTGATCACAGATTACATATATAATATGGTTAAGAATGATTATAACAATTTTACCCTTTTTTGTAATGTATATGTGAAGCTTTTTTAAGTTTACAATAAAAAAGTTATTTGaaacttttatttatcaaacaGTTTTATTCGAAAAATCTAAATTTAATCCGCAAGTCAAAACATCTATTCTATATCATGAATAAGTAAATAGCTAAATGTAAATTATGCAATGAATTGCATATAAAATTTTATGCCACTATGTTAAGTAAATAACTATAAATTATGCAATGAAATGAATTGGAATCTAAGAGAAGGGCATAAATGTAAATTGGAGTGCATAGATATTTATTAGGGTAGAAAAGGTATGGTTGGAGTGTAGTGAAGGGGTATTGAATGTGTGGTGAGGAGAAGAAGCATACAAGAGGATGACAATAAATAAGAAAAGCTGTTGTTTGTGTGTGTCAGTTGAGAcctttataataataatatagtacaataaaattaataaaaaattatttattataataaaacAAAGAGTGGTGCATAACGATAGCCTTTTTAGTACGCATTTCTTTGAGATTCTTTTTTTTCTTGTATTTATATCTTTATTCCTTTCCTTAAATCCGTTCACATGTATTCCATTCgagattttattttttttaataccACAATTCATTAAACTGAGTATGGGTGGTGCTCGAGAAAAGTGACGACAATATTTCAACTAGAATTTTTTGTCCGCTTCGCCTGATGCGATTGTGAATTTTTCATTTATCAAATTTTAGATCTTTATGTTTTGATCGTGTGCAAAAGTCAAAAGGATATATTTAAAATAGTTAATTATAGGATTATGATAAAatttattctatttttatattttggagctcgaaatttaaaaaatttaatatattGTTCGGacattatttttagaaaaatcaTCAAAAATACTATATTTTTTAAGTTTGTTTGCGATTTTTCtctattttgattttttttgcaAAATTACTATTTACGGCCAAAATAAACCATATTTGCAACTGGTTTTACGTTTTCTGAAAAAATACTGAAATTATTTATGATTACATTTGAGATTGCATCGAGTTACATTCGGTTTTGGTTGCGGCGGATTGAAAAATTgtaattttgtaaaaaaaattgaaatatagTATTTTTGCACATTTAAAACTTTCAAAAGTCGTATTTTaccaaaaaaaaatcaaaaaacgTATTTTTGAAAAAATCTCTTTAACGAAAATATTTGACCAAATTCGTACATGAGAAAAAGATTTCTAAAgctaattttataaaaattatactCCCTCTGTCTCAATTTATCTATCTTGTTTGACTTTTTACGGTCAAATTGACCCAACTTTGACCGAAAATTCCATATCGTATAATGTCG
This sequence is a window from Apium graveolens cultivar Ventura chromosome 9, ASM990537v1, whole genome shotgun sequence. Protein-coding genes within it:
- the LOC141687318 gene encoding F-box/kelch-repeat protein SKIP25, which codes for MANTITPAGKKPKLHHRRRRLPPLIPGLPDHIAEKCLSKVRPEILYSVCKLWRNLIYSPSFSPFLSIYVLFVSNQSVDLSDSLVLKAFDPLSEKWRSAPAPPDDPPVRLLVQHPFFISRKLPVQSVSVSGKLVILAATTENFAPALSSPIVFNPVTRSWSCAPPLEAARRWCVAGACGSSVFVASGVGSQYNTEVARSVEKLEVFEPKCESFEKNCEKYWKWRKLGLLKDGKFSREAIEAVSYRGKLCMVNVKGDYRKEGLVYDVENDTWHDMPEGMLTGWRGPAASMQEETLYVVDESKGVLKKYNSDDDSWADVIECEKLQGAEYIAAEGGRVCVVCSGGVDIVVVDVVANPLKLFVVETPEGLQAMSIHVLPRMSCSDYSSSSLSQVLDSMDEFSMNVKMD